GGAGCCACAGAAACACTCTGTGGCACATTGGAAAACCTGCAACGTCTTCAAGTGCTCGCTTTCGGCGCATCTTTATCAGAAAGAGAGCACCTGAAGACCACACAGATTCTTTTACAGCACGTACTGCATTGTTTAGACTGCTGCAAAGACTTCTGACAGTTATTTGTAAACAAAACTGTATCATGTAGTCCCATTCTACTGCAAAGATTTCTGTCAGTTATTTGTAAACAAAACTGTATCATGTAGTCCCATTCTGGTTGTCATGTTGAGAATgtttgataatgttagaaactCAGTGGTAGAAATTCATTATGTAAATAGTTGACAGGTTGAATAAATTCAGGGGAAACTATAACTTTGACCCATGAGATTCCCTCTGAGAGCTCTTGCTGATACACAAGCAGAGTTTCTGGCAAGGATCTCATGCAAAGAAAAAATTAAACAGTATACGGTAGGTTATTTATAGATTTGTAAGACAGATGTGTTCTTGTGAACAACACACAAAGATTGTGTCACATGCTGTTTaagcagaatgaatgaatgactacAGTGCTTCTTTCTCAATTAATTATAAACCATGACCATTCAATGTAAACATTTCTCTTTGTTCTTGACAGGGTCAGTCAGAAATTTAATCTTAAATGTTGTGCTTCAAGTGTAGTAAAACAAATACAGTTCAAAACTGCAGAGACTATGCCATTGCACAACTCAGGTGGGGAAACGTCAGGTCTGTTTGCAATACTGTAGACTGACACCTAATCAGCTTTTTTAGCCTTTCACAACTTAGTTACAGTCATTCATCTGGATGTGATGGGATGACTCTGTTTAAAccttgtgtctctgtctccctctgtagGATACTTGTGGCGATGCAGGTCTACCCACACACAGCAACTGGACTGAACTCTCATCTCAGAGTTAATGCTAATCGTGATAGGGGttgttttataaacaaacacCTATACAGTTAGCATTATCCCAGAGATGGGAGAAAGCATCGAATGTTACGCTACACTCAGCAAAGGACGCTAAAGATCTCCCCGTCTCCGTCCATCCACCTCTAACTAAAAGTGTCActcgttcatgtgtgtgtgtgtgtgtgtgtgtgtgtgtgtgtgtgtgtgtgtgcgtgtgtgtgtgccctcagaGTTAATGTTAATGCTGGTCATGACTGGAGTTTGTGTGCATATTCTCACTCAAGGCATGCAGCATTCACATGTCCAAAATCCAATCGATGGTTGAAGACACAAAAAGAAAGTCTGGCAATCCTACTGAAAGGCCAACGATTAAAAGAACACAACTTATATCATTACAGTATATGTTTACATGACATTAATTATGtataatactgtatgtgtgtgtaaaataaagacaaaaagtcATCAAAAgttttgtctttgtgtctggGATTCACAGCAGCTCTTTACCCATATGTATCACATGCATATGTGAAGTCATTTTTATCAGAATATACTAATTTTATGGTTGCAATATCATCTGTTCAATTTTGGGATCCTTTCTCATCTGGCTCTCCCTATTTCTGAAGCATCTCACTGAAATATAATTTACCATCCCTGTCTTATGAGATTATATTCAAGTAAGTACAACCAATGGATAGTGTTACCAACCTTATATCCAGTTGACAGCCCACCCATCATATCTTCACAGTTCATCTTCCAATTTAGGTTCTATTTGTTATATTTAGTTTCTATTTGTGGCTACTGAGTTCCTTAGACACTATACTACCTGCACCTGTTTCTATTCCAACAGTTAAGCTAAAAATCAGTTTACATATCACTTGAATTCTTTTGAAAAGATTGAAGCCTTTTAGAACAAGTAGCTCCAGTGATTGAAGCAATCTgagcaaacatacagtacaaataCACCTCctcattcaaacaaaacatcattaagGTTGATGCAGGCATTACAGTGACTTCCATCCATCACAGAATTTGGAGACCTTAGTCAACTTAGGAATTATTTTAGCAGATTAGTGTCTAGCCCACCAAGCTATTCCTATTCACTTTTAACAAATTGtatagattacattacattacatttggctgacgcttttttagccaaagtgactaacaacatggtaaacagtttaagttttagagcaattctcaacaattttagtacaatttaaaaaaacattagagtacagtaaaaaataagtgcatcagtgagcgctgtttttaacagttaagtgtcagtttaagacggctggtgagtgctaggatcagcaagacttgttgtaagtgttgctgtgagaggagatgttctctaaagagctgggtcttcaggagttttttgaaaatggagagggatgtccctgcccttgtaggaactggcagtgtgttccaccaacgaggaacaacagatgagaaaagtttggattggcctgagcgtactggtggtagagctagacgttgttcgtctgaggagcgcagcggtctggaggtagcgtatgtctgtatgagggtattcaagtaggtgggagcagaaccagagactactttgtaggcaagcgttagagcctttgagaatttgatgcgggccgccataggtagccagtgtagctggatgagcagcggggtaacatgtgcccttttgggttggttgtagaccaggcgcgccgccgcgttctggatcatctgaagtggtttcactgcgcaggctgggagacctgtcaggagggcgttgcagtagtcgagtcgtgagatgactattgcctgaaccagaagttgggtagcatcttgagtcaagtaagtcctgattttccgtatgttgtagagtgcgaaacggcatgaccgggcgactgaggcaacatgatctgagaagtttagttggttgtcgagaacaactcctagatcctggtaggtgaaacagacagggagtcaaatttgatgttgatgtcgtggtgtatggtaggtttagctgggaggaccagcagttcagtctttgagaggttcagctggaggtggtgtgccttcatccatgtagctatctgagaggcaatccgagatccgtgctgaaaccaaggggtcatcaggtggaaaggacagatatagctgtgtgtcgtctgcatagcagtggtatgagaagccatgcgaacggataatctgtcccaaggaggtggtgtagatagcaaagagatgGCACAGGCAGAGACTTGCCAAGTGCCATCTAGTGTCTTTGATGTAACAATAATTTCAATAAGACAGCTGTAGAGATCTCCTCTAATGGACGCTGGAGTGGTCACAATACAAAGCAAATCCTACTTGCTGTCCCACATTTTCCCAGAGcgcccagggatggattactgcacgggcctaccgggcccaggcccaggggcccaaggggtcagggggccctgaagcccaagcctttgcatggaatcattgcctcaatatcaacaaatcaggatgtaggctatgaatctgattgaatttagtattggcaatcccccccccaaaaaaaaaagaaattctgggggaggacccccaaaccccgcctcccacatatacgacaataagtggggggcccttaatacatctgggcccaggggcccaaaagttcataatctgcccatgagagcgccgctgttgtagcaggcagctcactgcgtcgggattagtgtgtgtgcttcacctcactgtgtgctcactgtgtgctgagtgtgtttcactaattcacggattgggataaatgcagagaccaaatttccctcacaggatcaaaaaagtatatatacttatacttacttacttatacacaCTTCAACTAGTTGTTAATGAATGTTTTGGAATGTATTCCAACATTTAATCTCTGTCAAAAATTGATCAATAAATCCATCTACATAATATACATGAATTTTCACACATTTCCATTTTTCTAATTTCGATAGTCAatttctaataataataataataataataataataataataataataataataataagtgtcCAATCCAGGAACATTTGACGGATAATTCCTTCTTTTGTTGTCATAAACATGCCATGCCATTTCTTCTAATTAGTCATACCATCTATTTCCTAATAGTTTTGTGGGTAACATCAAAACAGATAAGGTAACAcacttttatatatttatttacccTACCTGACAAATGCATAGAAATCCTATTTTATATGCATATTTTATGATTTTAGATTTTAGTCAGTTTCATGCAGTGCTGCACCACACATAACCTAACCTACTCAAAAGTGTTAAAATGATTACAGATGGGGAATAGGCTATCAGCTGACTGTTATCTTGTGTGCATTGAATCCCTGATTGGTTCCAAGTGCCATGATAACTGAGTAAAAGCCTTCTTTGTTTAAGTTGCCTTTAACCTGTAAATATTTCGCGTAAGAGCACCAGAACCTCTctagatcagtgtttttcaaccttttttgtgccacggcacacttttgacacttaaaatgtcccacggcacactaacatcctgtgtgaagaaaaaataaacataccatagcctaaaacttcaaatacagagatatggccttattatggcttctatgcaagacctgctcaataaaacaagcaccctctgtttcatttgtaggtgactatatctaatttaattgttgttatgaactggatatgtgatgattctgtggaTATGGGGCCcacgttgtacaatgcctgcataccacaaatagtgtaatcatacaatcaatgagagcatgtggttatacattctttgatgcaacagttgcttttctggaccagtgagtgacatttgggtaattttctgcggcacacctgatgatctctcacggcacactagtgtgccccggcacagtggttgaaaaacactgctctCACATTCCTGCCTGTCAGACAAAACTTTAATTGAGAGCACCTTTTCATTCACAACTTTTCTGATCACTGAAAACCCCAAACTTGATTTCCCACCCCCTTTTTCTAATTATTCTCTTGTCATTTCCCCATTCTCTTGTCTCTAAGTCTAATAGACTCGTTTTCTTGGCCAGCCTCTCAGGTGTGACGCATATTGTCACCTCAAAGGATGAGGCTGTCTTTCTAAAGACAACTTGCATATCGAATCCAAATGCTTCAGATACTAGCCCAAATGAGCCCTTTGGGTTTCTTTAAACAGCACAATGTCTTTAAGACAATATATTTTAACATTATTTAAAATAGTATGTATTCGTATGTATACGACCTTTTCTGTGAGTTGTTCTTTGTTTGCATGTCGGAACCCCTCAGGTATCAAGCGGAACTTATATTCACAGAATTTGTTCCTGTGGGACTTTTTGATTACGCGCACACACTGACGGACGAACAGTGGAAAAGCATGGCGACTTACAGTGGTTGTTGATATGCAGGATTGAAATTGTTTCTATTTGGCGTGCATtagtgtgtctttctgtgtggaCCTGGTGGTCGAGTCCTTTTCTGAAAAGTCATGGCTTGCAGAACAGCATGTCAAATGTTACAGCGGCGTGAGTTTGCTCTTTTTGACGTTTAATAAGGGGTAGCAAGGGCTGTCAGTGGATAATGGCAACTAAAAGCCTAGCTAGCCAGATAACCTAGCTACCTGACCTTGGGTTCTAAAGTAGTGGGAAAAACTCAATGAGACCATGTTTGATAATCATAAGGAACTGTGCCTTACATAAAGACAAATCTATTGTTGATTGAAGTGAGGCTGTGACAGACGCTCGCTAGCGAAGTGACTTTGAATCCAAGTAGCTATATAGTAACCAATTGTGGGACCTGTGTTTTGTTACATAGTAATGACTGATGGACGTTACGCATCCTGATGTTACACTGAATGTCACGCTTTGTTGATGAATTGTTAGGTCTGGCGTCCAGTGCTGCGACTTCTGCTCGGCTGTCGTCGGCAGAGCTGCGGAGTCGACGCAGCTCCCTGTTTTCAGAGGAGCAGGCGCGTCAACGGGCGCTGTATCCACGCATAGAAAAGATTGAAGTTCAAATGCAGGGGCCAGGTCTACAAGGAACACTCCTGGTCATGAACAAAGGACTGTCCACACCTCATAGCTGTGCACGCCGTGAgtacaaaatacattttctaaAGGTTTTTGCTTTGTTGCTTGTTGCTTTGAATTGTGATGCATCTTAAACCtaaccctttcttctctgtgccTTGCTCTTCCAGACTTGAGTGAATGGCATTTGGAGAGTGCAGTGCTGGCGCTTGTAGATGGGGAGGCATGGCCTCTTCACAAGCCTCTCACACGCTCCTGCGCCCTCACACTGCTCACCTTCAAAGATACCAACCCACTGTTAGCCAACCAGGTATCACACTCTCACTTCTCAGGGAATTGTggtattctgtctctctctggtaTTTCCATGAAAGAGCATTATTAAGACCAAAATATGCATGGCTCCTGCAAACTTGAATTACCAGATGAAATAATTCCACTGTGAGCACGTTTTCATGCCGGGAATAAACAGTTTTGGATCAGTTTATTGCCCAAATTCAGTTTATGTCAATATTCTTTTTAACCTGTTTACATGCAAGTAGAATGTCACGTTTTGAGCATATTCCTGTTTACATAGCAATCAACCTTATTCCGAATAAATCAGCGACGCAGCCCACAAATAGGCTCCCAACATCATGACGTAAATCTTAGCTGGTGGAATTCCCTCTTTTGGCTGAATAATACAGTCTCTTCAGGGTCTTCCACCTGTATTTCACTTGTTCAGGTGTATGTCGATAGCCAGCCAAGTTTTAACaaatctttttaaaaatgtcgCTATTACAACATTTTCTCCTGTCAATGAACTCCATGACATTTGTATGATTGCAAGACATAAGTTTGTCTCCTCGTCTTTCCAAAGGTGTACGCGTTGTTTCGCCATGATTaggaaagagtgtgagagacaaTTGGTTCATTTTATCCTAATTCTGTGCGAATTCAATATGACCCAATATTCCGTTTAAAACATGCATATGTTAGGGTGTGCAATAGGTTTATTAGTAAACTGAATATGGCCTTTTTCGATTTATTTCAATCAGAATAAGGTGTTTACAAGACTCAAGCATATTCGGTTTATTCCCAATAAACCGTTTATTGGCTGCATTAAACCAGGCTCGGTGAAAATGACTGGTGCAACTAAATTGCTGTCTGTTTTTCTGCCTTTCCCTGGGTCCCTGTATCGTTGTCTGTCTCTGCTTGCCCTGTGTCCCCTGTctatccatttctctctttctgactgtaggcctattggaGGTCTTGTGCAGCCCTCCTTGGTCAGGTTCTTCAGAATGCCTTCAAGGATGATTTCACTGTCGAGCTTCTAAAGACTCCTGAAGTTCCAGGTATTCAACTACCCAACCGTTCAATGCATACACAAGTCACACAGACTTTTAGCATGAAACATTCTATAGAACTTCTGTTCTGAAAGATaatccttaaaggagaattcaaTTGTTTTTTCACATAGACCTTTGTTTCGTCATGGAGTACTGTtgttaaaaacaaaatgaaaacaaccAGTTCTACCTAGCGCGAGTTGTTGAGGCAATGGCTAGAGCTGCcatgcagctacagtgctacactctgggggcattaaCATGGGAGGCATGAACATGGGAGCCATTAACAacatgggggcatgaacatgggggctcatgaacatgaaCCCAGAGTTTAGCagtgtagctgcctggcagctttagctgttggctgcaacaACTCGAGCTAGAACTGAttgttttctgtgttttttgtaCCGATAGTACtctgtgacctcgagaaacaaatcactggaattttcctttaaatctTCAATCATTAGAATTTGAATCTTTCTGATCTCATTAAAGGTCTTTGTATATCTTTCTTGACTCTCTGGTCCACTTTTTCCTGTAGTGACATCAGGAGCATTCTGCTGCGATGTAGTGTTGGACCCTCAGTTAGACTCGTGGACACCCGCAGAGGTTAGTGTGGAGACATGAAAAGACTTATTTGTATTTGGGCGAAATATTGTACGTGAAAACAAATccataaatgtaggcctactcactgagaTAAATGCACCCTTTTGCTGTCAGCAgttacggctcctacacacagttgcgtgcgttgcagtgctggagacgcatcccattcactttacatgggctcacgtcatccgttgccgaactgaattgtgggtccgttgcgtcgcgtttctcccgtcgctcgcgttgaaaagttcagctgttgctgcaccgacagacggcaccggccaatcaagccaatcaacagacggcaccaaccaatcaaattacgattatacttcaagtcatttgcatagctactgtCGGGAaaacccactggcatgcgttgacggaacgcaactgtgtgtagaagccgttaTATTTGGCATGCTGTGCAACAGAGACAAGTAACCTAACACTTCCTCGTCTGTGTCTGTAGGAGGCACTGCATTCTCTCACCCGTGATGCTCAGCAGCTTATCCATAGAGATCTGCCCTGGGAGCCCCTGGAAGTGGCGGCCCCTGTGGCTCTGGACATCTTTGCCCACAGCAGGTGAACGCCCCTCATTATTCATGGTGAAAGATTATCTTACacattgtatatatatatatttatataatatatatatatattttttttttatttattattattttgttcttCTCTGGACTATTTGTTCTGCAGGTGTAAGCAGACAGAGGTGGAGGAATTGGCAGCTCATAGCACCAGTGGCACAGTAAGCATTTACAGGTGAGTTAAACAGCTCATAGCACCAGTGGCACAGTAAGCATTTACAGGTGAGTTAAACAGCTCATAGCACCAGTGGCACAGTAAGCATTTACAAGTGAGTTAAACAGCTCATAGCACCAGTGGCACAGTAAGCATTTACAGGGGAGTTAAACAGCTCATAGCACCAGTGGCACAGTAAGCATTTACAAGTGAGTTAAACAGCTCATAGCACCAGTGGCACAGTAAGCATTTACAAGTGAGTTAAACAGCTCATAGCACCAGTGGCACAGTAAGCATTTACAAGTGAGTTAAACAGCTCATAGCACCAGTGGCACAGTAAGCATTTACAGGGGAGTTAAACAGCTCATAGCACCAGTGGCACAGTAAGCATTTACAAGTGAGTTAAACAGCTCATAGCACCAGTGGCACAGTAAGCATTTACAAGTGAGTTAAACAGCTCATAGCACCAGTGGCACAGTAAGTCAAAGTCAGAGTCAATGTTATTATCTCAAAGAAGGGACATTCAGGTGGTCAAGGTGCAGAGatacacacattaaacatataGAAACATACAGATAGATGAATACACAAATATGCAGACCTTCACCCCTCCCAGGGCGTCCGCAgggttttaaaaagtataaaagttagtAAATCAACTTAGCAGAAATTAAGGCCATTAAAATGTAGTAATCGTGATTTTACGAGGTATTAAATTTCGTACCTATTTTTCAAACAATGAATATCCAAATCGCCCCAAAATCTTGACTTGATCAAAttgacttgaatttcccctggggatcaataaagtatctatctatctatctagtaggctagcctaatatCACGGGCAAAGTAATAACTTTCACTTGCACATTGTTAAGGTACAACACCCAGTCATCTTGAAATTGTCAGCAACTAAGTTCAAATCCTCGCAGACCCTCTCATTCTTCAGGATATCTACAAAGAGGTTACGTTAGATAATCAATCGCAACACTCTGATTCAGAAAAGCCTGCGTAGCCCAAGCGAGTCGGTGCATGGTAACAGTCACGTCTCTTGACAATGAACGCTATTATTCACGTCTTAGTTAGCATGAGAGCAGACATTTAAGTTAAACAAACTGCTTACACATGATGTTTATTTGTGAATTAGTGTTCAGAACATGTACTAAGTGAAATAGGCACTTTTGTATGTTTGGCCTACGGTTTTGCCACAGTTTTTGCCGAGGCAGTgcgtcaaaataaaagttcctGGAAACTTTAGTGTCTTTAGGCCGATGacagttcaaaataaaagtcccttggcagtttgtacacacacagggcaaTTTGTGCGCTATAAGTGGTATAATAGACTCTGAAATTTGCCTCCAAAAAGGATCCAAAGCTGTAATcgttgcccatataaggagatcctgGAGATAACCGAAGCTAACTAGTCattgcaagttgcactgcaAGTTAGCTCCCATTTAGCAAATATCAAAGTTCCCCATCTTGATGTACCAAAAATCGCAAAACCCACTCAAAGTCAGATGACAAAAGTGTGTAATGTAAAATGTCTagtttagtataagtatatatactcttttgatcccgtgagggaaatttggtctctgcatttatcccaatccgtgaattagtgaaacacacttagcacacagtgaacacacagtgaggtgaagcacacactaatcccggcgcagtgagctggctgcaacaacagcggcgctcggggagcagtgaggggttaggtgccttgctcaaggacacttcagccgtgcctactggtcagggttaaAACCGGCAACCCGGaatctttgcaattctacagcattgtgacagaatttgataactagttcaacaattttgtatgtcaagcaatgaaatgaagactattagtttcattgggaatgactattcagcatccataagtatagttcattttgactgacatgacataagcaaatgataatgttataaaacagcagagaattgtatgaaagcaactgatacatgt
The Alosa sapidissima isolate fAloSap1 chromosome 23, fAloSap1.pri, whole genome shotgun sequence genome window above contains:
- the mrpl39 gene encoding 39S ribosomal protein L39, mitochondrial, with translation MACRTACQMLQRRLASSAATSARLSSAELRSRRSSLFSEEQARQRALYPRIEKIEVQMQGPGLQGTLLVMNKGLSTPHSCARHLSEWHLESAVLALVDGEAWPLHKPLTRSCALTLLTFKDTNPLLANQAYWRSCAALLGQVLQNAFKDDFTVELLKTPEVPVTSGAFCCDVVLDPQLDSWTPAEEALHSLTRDAQQLIHRDLPWEPLEVAAPVALDIFAHSRCKQTEVEELAAHSTSGTVSIYRCGDHVTLSGGPLVARTGLCMQYEVTALHSLGQGAWGLHRRAQGLSLPQQLQAHHTVWRKLRKRAMKLVEVTPSSANPTAALPSESSHLQDPALPIHQ